The nucleotide sequence CCCCCGACACCGAGACCCGCACCCTGGACAACTTCATCGTTCGGATGCGCAAGTATTTCGAAGAAAACCCCGCCCGCCCGGTGCATTTTCTCACCGTGCGCAGGCGGGGTTACCGGTTTGTCAGAAATCCCGAAGAGGACGCCTAGATCTTTAGGCCGTCGAGCACCTCTGCCTTGAAGGCTTCAATACCCATTTCCTCGACGAACTTGCCGAGGCGGCAGCGGCGGTCCTTGGCCTTGAACCAGGTCACGATGTGATCCACGACCTTCAAGGCCTCCTCGTCGCTCGGCACGTGCTCCATAAGCTTGAACGAAAGGCGGGGCCGACCGCCTCCGTTGCCGCCGACCATGACGTTCCAGCCCTTGGGGCTTCCGATCAGGCCGACATCCTTGATGCACACCTCGCCGCAGTCGTTGGGACAGCCCGAAACGCCCATCTTGAACTTCCAGGGAAGCTCCATGCCGTGGTACTTCCTGTCCAGCTCCAGACCGACCTCCACCGAATTTTGCTGGCCGCGCTTGCAGAAGGTCGTGCCGGGGCAGATCTTCACCGAGCGCACGCACATGCCGATGGCGGCCCCGGGCTTCTCGCCGAGCTCCTCCCAGATCTGGTCAAGCTTCTCCTCGGGAAGCCCGACAATGGCGATGCGCTTGGCGCTTGTGAGCTTAAGGGCCTGAGCCCCGAAGCGTTCAGCGACATCGGCGATCCTGCGCAGTTGCGCCGGCTCGGTAAGCCCTCCGGGAATATGTGGAGCGATGGCGTAGGTCTCCTTGTCCCGCTGGACGATCGCCCCTTTTTCCAAAATATCCTTTTTCATCGTTCAACCTCCATGAAATCACTGCGACTATTCCACACCGGCCCACACCTAAGAGAGCATACTATTGCCGACAAGGACCACACCTGTCAAGCGGGCCCTTGGCCAAACGAGCAAAAGAGAACTTTCTGGTTGCACCCCCCACCCGTTTCTTTATAATCGGAAACAATGTTTCATTACGACCGATAAATTCTAAAAGGGGGATTTTACCATGAAAGCGGTTTTGCTGGACGGATTCGGCGGGTTGGATGTTCTCAAGACAGGGGAAATCGAAAAGCCCAGGCCCAAAGAGGACGAGGTGCTGGTGCGGGTGGCGGCCACGTCGATCAACCGGCCCGACCTGGTACAGCGCGAAGGCAAATACCCGGCTCCGCCGGGAGACTCTGAGATCCTCGGCCTGGAAGTCGCCGGGATCGTCGAGGAGCTCGGCCCCGGGGTGAAGGGCTGGAAGACCGGCGACCGGGTCATGGGACTGGTGGGCGGAGGCGGCTACGCCGAGTACGCCGTCGCCTACGCCAACCACCTGATGCCGATCCCCGACAATATGAGCTTCGAGGAGGCGGCCTGCGTCTGCGAGTCCTACATCACGGCCTTTCTCAACGTCTTCATGATCGGGGGACTCACAGACGGGCAGACCGCCATCTTTCACGGCGGCGGCGGCGGGGTCAACACCGCGGCGATGCAACTGGCCAAGGCCCTGACCCCCGCTGTCAAGACGATCGTCACGGCCCACCCGGACAAGATCGAGCGGGTCAGGCAACTCGGCGCCGACCTGGTCATCGATTATACCGAAAGCCCCGACTTCACCGACCACGTCAAAGAATTCACCGGCAAGAAGGGGGTCGACCTGGTCCTCGACCACGTCGGCGCAAAGTACCTCAAACCGAACATGAACTCCCTGGCCTACAAGGGCAAGCTCGTGATCATCGGGGTCATCAGCGGCATCAAGGCCGAACTCAACCTCGCCCTGATGATGGTCAAGCGCCAGCAGATCATCGGCTCGGTGCTGCGTTCCCGACCCGTGCCGGAGAAAGCCGAGATCATCGCCGAATTCACCAAAACCGCACTGCCGAAATTCGCCGACCGCACCATCGTGCCGATCATCTAAAAGGTCTTCCCCCTCGACCAGGTCGCCGAAGCCCACCGAATGATGGAAGAGGACAAGCACTTCGGCAAGATCGTGCTGAAAGTCGGGTAATGGTTCGAGTTTCGAGGAAAGAGGGCTTTCACCATTGGCCTTGACTCTGCGCCATGTACGATAAGAGACATTTCGACTGGGACAAGCTCCCTCCCCTGACCTCTCCCCGCCGCATGCTCGGCCTGAAGGGCGTGGCGCTGGGCCTGATCAACCTGCCCCCGGGGCAGGGGTACACCTTTACCCACTCCCACCGGGAGCAGGAAGAGGTCTACATGGTTTTGGAGGGAGAGGGGATTTTGCTGGTGGACGGGGAAGAGCTTCCCCTCGGCTCCGGCGACATGGTGCGGGTCGATCCCGAATCGAAACGGGCCCTGAACAACAACGGCCGGGTCCCGCTGCGCATCATTTGCGCCGGCGGGGTCCCGGCCGGATATCCCAAGCACCCGGAGGCCCGCTACCTCATCGACGACGGAAGGCCCGACTACGACGACGTCCCTCCTTGGTGCGCGAACGACCCGGAGGTCGCCGCCAACAACGCCAGGCTCAAAAAGCGCTACCCGGCCTCCCTGGCCAAGCGGGCCGCCGCCCCCCGGAAGCCCTGAAGGTCAGCGGGCCTTCTGACGGAAATCTGACCCACCCTCCCCGAACCGACCGGCGCCCGTCGGACTTTTGACCTCCGGCGGGGGCTCAGGCCAGCAGAGCCTCCCGGTCCTTTTCGAAAATCCTGCCGAACTCCTCCAGAAGCGAGGCCACCTGCTCCCGATCGAGTCCAAGGGCACAGGCTCCGGGGCTCTGTTCCAGCTCGATGTCCGGCTCCGCATCGCGTCGCCCGATACCGAGATGGCGGCACAGGTTGTCGGCCAGGTTCACCACCGACAACAGCCGAAACAGGGCGGGATCATCCTCCGGGGAGACCCCAAGGTCCTCGTGGTGCCGCGCCGCCTGGCTGAGATTTTCCGAGAAGTTCCACTTCTCCAGGACCGCCGCACCGATCACCTGGTGAGAGAAAGGAAAGTAGCGCCGCTCCATCTCGCCCCCATCCCCCTCCCCGTTGTAGACGCCCTCCACCACCTGACGGTACTTCTGGCTGTCCAGGCTGTTCATGGCCATCTTGCCGATATGACGGAACAGCCCGGCCAGGAAAGCCTCTTCCGGGTCGCAGCCCGACACGCGCAATGCCACGACCCTTGCGGCAATCGCCCCCCCGACGGAATCTTCCCAGAGCATCTTCTCCATCAGCCCGAAGGATGTTCCCATGCCTTTGAGGCTGGCGGCCAGAACCTGGCTCTTCAGGGTCTTCTCCCCGAGGATCATGATGGCGTGCTCCAGGGTCTTCACCTGCCGCTTCAAACTGTAGAAGGAGGAGTTTGCGATCTTCAGGATGCGGGCCGAAACCCCCTGGTCGCTGGAGATGGTCCGGGCCAGATCCTCGGGACGGGTTTGGGGGTTCTGCAAGAGCTGCAGGACCTTCGCGGCAACCACCGGCACCGGAGGGAGGTCCCCGACCGCCTTGATTACAAGTTGCAGTTCACTCGACATCTGGAATAACTCCGAAAGGGGAAATAGGCTTCCATCTCAAGGAAAAGCAAAAAACACGCCACTTGGCACTCACTCTAAAAATAAGTTCTTCGAAATGGATGAAGACACAAAAGAGGGGAAGCAGTCTCCCTTTCGACAGCCGAAGCCTCGAAACGGACTGAGGGGTATGAGGAGGAGACAGGTTTCTGAGACCGCCTGATCGTCAAAAAAAACTCCCCAGGATTTCCCGAGGAGCCGAACCGCCGAACAAGGTGAATTCTACAAGAGGGAATCTACTCCCCCGGACCGTTCAAGACAGGAGTACCTCTCAGTGGCCCTCCTGGCGAAGCGCAAATGCCTTCGGCAGAAGAACCCAGAGCCTCCCCTCCTGCTTCATTCGGCCCGCAAAGAACGCAGCCTCGTCTCCCAGGCCCCAGAAGAAATCGGCCCGCACCGCACCCCTGATGGCCCCCCCGGTGTCCTGAGCGACCATAACCCGCCTGAGGGGGTCGGTGCTGCCCGGCCAGGTCGTATCCAGAAAGACCGGCGCCCCGAGGGGAATAACATCGGGATCGACGGCCAGACTGCGCCCTGCAGTCAAGGGAACCCCCAGGTCTCCGGGCGGACTTTGAAATTCAGCGGGCAACTCGCGGAAGAAAACGTAGCTGGGATTCTCTCCGAGCAGAGCTCCAACCTGTTCGGGATTCTCCTGCGTCCAGGCCATGATGTTCTGCATCGACATCTGATCCCGGGTCATCTCCCCCCGGTCAAGCAGCAGCTTGCCGATTGAGCGATAGGGATGCCCGTTTTGATCGGAATAATTGACCATGACCCGGTCGCCGCCCTCAAGGTTGACGCGGCCCGAGCCCTGGATATGAAGAAAAAAAAGCTCCACGGGATCTTCGACCCAAAACAACTCCCTGCCCTTCACCGGAGCCTGCTCACCGTCGATCTGCGATCGTTCCCAGTAGGGCACCACCCTGCGCCCCTCTAGCCTTCCCCGCAGCCGGTAGCCCTTCAGCTCCGGGTAAATCATGGCAAGGTCGATCACCAGGAGGTCGTCGGGAACCCCGTAAACAGGATAGGGAAAACGGTCCGAACGCTGCCGGCTGCCGTCCAGGTCGGGAACGTAGTAGCCGGTGATGAGACCGGTCGTGCTCCCGTCGGGACGGCTCACCCGGTAAGGGATGAAACCCTCCTCGAGAAAACGGCGCACCGCTTCTTCGTCTCCGGGGGAGATTTCCCGGGCGGCGAGACAGGCGGCCGCCCAAGGCTCCTTGCGGCCCAGCGCCTTGCAACTCTCCAGAATCGCCCCCAGGGAGGCCTCGGCACCGGAGCCGGGCCAGCCCTCGAGGGCGGCCCATGAGACGGCCTCCAGAGGTGCAACCTTTTCGGGGATCCGCGCGCACCCGCCTAAAACCGATAGGAGAAGCGCCGTCAATACCAGGAGAACATGCAGGGATTTGGACAACACGAAAAGACTCGCTTTGAGCCCGCCCCTGCTGACAGCCGCAAAGGCGGCCACAGGGTCGGGGAAGGGGCCGGCCGATCAGCGAACGGCCCTCAAGCTGCCGTCGTTGCTGCCGAAGAAAACCACTCCCGAGGCGATGGCCGGGGAGGAGTTGATGGGTCCACCGGTTTTGAACTTCCACTTCTCCTGCCCACTTGAGACATCGAGGGCGTAGAGGTGCTGGTCAAGGCTGCCGATATAAACGATCTCGCCCGCCAGGGAAGGCGAGGCCACCACCTCGGCCCCGCACTGAAAATGCCACCGCAGCTCTCCGCTACCGGCATCGACCGCGTAGAAATTGCCGTCGTTGCAGCCAAAATAGACCGTCCCGGCCAGGACCGCCGGCGAAGAGCGGATCTCACCTCCGGCAACGAACTCCCATCTCTTTTCGCCGCTGATCGGATCGAGGGCATACAGGCGATTGTCACCGCCGAAGTATACCGCTTCGCCGGTCACGGCCGGAGCCGAGAAGCGCCCGCTTTCGGTCTTCACTTGCCCCTGGAACTTCCACAACTCCTGGCCGGTCCGGGTATCCAGAGCATAAAGGAAACCGTCCGTGCTGCCGAAGTAAACCGCCTGCCCCGCCACGGCGGGGGCCGAATCGACCGCCCCGGTGGTCCGGAAGTTCCAACGCTCCTTGCCGGTCAGGGCATCGACGGCATACAGGGGCTGATCGGGGGATTCGCCGTAGGCCCCGAAATAGACCACGCCATCAGCAACCACAGGGGAAGAATAGATGAGCGAGCCATCGGTTTCAAGAACCCATTTCACTTTGCCTGTCTCAGCATCCAGGGCGTAGAAGCGGTTCTGGGATGTGCTGCCGAAATAAACCATGCCGTAGGCAACGGCAGGCGAAGGGAAAATGCCCTCATGACCCTTGAAGCGCCACTTCTCCTGCCCAGTGAGAAGGTCAACCGCATAAAGGTTCTTGTCGTCGCTTCCGAAATAGACCACCCCGTCGGCTACGCAGGGCGAAGAGTAGATGGGACCGCCGGTCTTGAAATTCCAGAGCAGCTTCGAGAGTTGAGCCGGTCCGGGAGCATCGTAGACACCGGTACGCTGGGGGTTGGCCCGATACATGGCCGTGGCCCCCTCCAGGTTCGGCTCCCCTGCCCTTTCGCAGCCAGCACACAACAATACTCCAAAAATCGCCAGCACCAGGGGAAGTCCCGGATGCCTGATGTCAAACCGCATGGATGGCCTCCTTTGCCTTGCCAAAATAATTCCCGATCACACCGGCCCCTTCCAAGACGGGCGGAAGAAATCAAACAAAGCCAAGAGTTGACTCCCCCCAACCTTCGTCTGGGTCCCGCTTATCCGGCTTGCTACTTCAACACATGAAATTAAACCACAAATGTCGGAGATCTCAAGTACACCTAAACTATTAGTTGGTTTTTTTAAAAACCGATAATTCGTAAACCTTTCAACACCTTACAGCCGAAACATCCAGAGAGCCCCCCCTCCCCAAGCCCGACCGTTCATCCTGAACGATCCCCAACCAGAAAGAGACGGTCTCGCTTTTTACCGAAAAGGGGTAGCCAAAAAAAAATGGCGACGACCCGGTGCATTAGCCTCGAAAAATTAGAATTGCTTCTCAAAATTGACAACCCCCGATTTAACGATATTCTTTTCCTACAAAAGATGTAGATGGCATATCCATCAAACGCGGTCCAACTCATCCCTTCTAAGGAGACTAAAATGGAAGGCTTTTTGAGGGAAATCGAACATTTCATCCGCGAGGAAAAGGGCGCTACGGCCGTCGAATATGCCATCATCGCCGCGGCTATCGCCGCAGTTATTGTCGCGATCGTTTGGACTATCGGGGGCAAAACGAGCGAGAACTTCAAATCTGTAAACGAAAAAATCAAATAATACCAGAGGGAACCGAGTTCCCTCCCCCGGTCCCCTTTCAGGTTGCCTTGTCCTTGCGGCGGATCGGGTCCGAGCAACCAGGCTGAACCAGTGACGATCCTTTTGGCGTCCAGAGGGGAACTCGACAAGGAGCAAAAGAATTTTTCAAAAAAGGCGCCGGGGGGAGAGGGACCCCATCTTTTTCGACCCGGCCTCGTTGCCGGACGAAATTTGTTGATTTTTCTTAACATTATCTTGACATAGATTTGTTGGGAGATACATTGAAACAAACGAACGGTGCCATGCACACCCAACCCACAGGAAAGGAGACAAAAGATGAGAACTTTCTGGGCATTTCTCAAGGAGGAAGAAGGAGCAACGGCCGTTGAGTACGGGATTATGGTTGCAGCGATTGCCGCGGTCATTGTCGCCGTCGTCTACACCATCGGCGGCAAAGTCAAAGCGGGCTTTGACACAGTCAATACCGAGATGGGCTAGTCAATCAGCAGGGCATATGAAGATCACCCTTTAGGGCTCTTGAAATTGAAATCAAGCATCAAAGACATCCTTGGCATGGAAGACAGCACAATGGGGGAGAGGACTCGCCAGATACTGCCACGGTTCATCATGGGCTTGGCTGCAGCGGGCCTCTCCCTCTTCTTTCTCTTTGCCGAAAGGGGCGACATGCCCATCCTTTTGGCCTCTTCGTTTTTCTTAATGATCTGCCTGACAGACACGCTTTATGCAAAGATCCCCAACCTTCTGAACCTCGCCCTTGTCTTGGCGGGGGTCGGATTCAACGTCTGGGCGACAGGCCTTCCAGGCCTCCTCTTCTCCCTTGGAGGGTTGGCCTTGGGGCTCGGACTTCTCCTGCCCTTTTATTTAATGGGGGGGATGGGGGCCGGGGACGTGAAGGCCCTGGCAGCCCTCGGAGCCCTTATCGGCCCCTCGGACATCTTCCAGGTTTTCCTTTTGATGGCCATGTTCGGAGGCCTGATGGCGATTGTCCACTACGCTCTCGCCCATAACTTAAGAAAAAAATGCGCCGCCGGGTGGCTCACCCTGCGAACCTTTTTCATAACCAGGGACATTGAATCCCTGAAACCTGACCGCTCATCGGAAAAACTGCGTTTCCCTTATGCAGCGGCGATCGCCTTCGGTTTTTTCGCTTTTGTCCATTGGGGCGGTTTCTTTTGACGATCGATTTGGCCGCTTGGCCCGAGGATTTACGCGGTGAAAGCTCATGCCGCATCCAATCCGGGCCGGGGCACTTTATTTCTTTTTCCTGATTTTTGGGGATTGAAACTGGTCAGCTTTACCCAAAAGGCTCTGCGGAGGTAACAAGATGAAGAAATACGGGACTGTAATCGCTCTTGGGGTGGCGGTGCTTTTCGGCGTAGTGGCGGTCATCCTGGCGAACCGATGGCTCGAGGCACGCACCCTGGAGGAACGGGTGGTGGTCAAAGAGTCCGTCCCCCTCACCAAGGTGGTCATCGCCACACAGGACCTCAACATCGGCAGCCGGTTGACGATGGACAAACTGGCTCTGGCCGACTGGCCCAAATCGAGCCTTCCTGCTGGGGCCTTTGAAAACCTCGAGGAGGTTGAGGGACGAATCACTGTAAGCAAAATGATCGCCGGCAACCCGGTGATGGCCTCCGGACTGGCCGGAGAGGGGGCGGGCGTCGGCCTCGTCGCTGTTATCACGCACGGCAAGCGCGCCATGTCGATCAAGGTCGACGAAGTCGTCGGCGTGGGCGGGTTTATTCTTCCCCACACCTTCGTCGATGTCATCTCGGTGAAGAAAAATGGCAGCAGCAGCAACCAGACCGCCAAGACCATTCTTCAAAAAATCGAGGTCCTGGCCATTGCCCAGGAAACCTTTGCCGAGGACGGCAAGGCCCAGATCGTCCGCACCGTCACCCTGGAGGTGGACCCCAAGCAGGCTGAGAGACTGGCCCTCGCCACCAACGAGGGGAAGGTCCACCTGGTCCTGCGAAACCCCATCGAAGAGATCGCCGAGGCCCCCAAGCCAAAACCCGTGGCAAAAAAACGGGTCGCCAGAGTGGTGGCGCCGAAAGCCCTCAAGCCAAGAGTATACGTGCCCAAGCCCTCACCCCACGCGGTTGAGGTTATCCGCGGGACGAAGGGCATGGAAAAAATTGAATTCAAGAATGTCAATTCCGAGGAAAAACTTTAATCACCCATGGAGGCCAACATGAACAACTGCCGGTGTGCAGCTCTCTGGAGGGGAATCCTGGTAGTGGCCATTCTCGGCCTGCTGTGCAGTCTCTCCTTAGCCGCCAACGTCGAGCGCAAAACCCTGGAGCTTAAAATGGGCGGGTCGGACCTGATCCAGACCAGCCACCCCTTCAAAAGGGTCTCCATTGCCAACCCCCAAATCGCCGACGTGGTGGTCCTGTCCCCGCGAGAGATCTACGTCTTCGGCAAAAAGGTCGGCTACACCAGCGTCATGCTCTGGGAGGAAGGCAGGGGACGAACCCTCCTCGACGTTGTCGTCGCCCTTGACCTCACCGCGCTCAAGCAGAAATTGCACGAACTCTACCCCGAGCAAAACATCGAGGTCTATGCCTCGGAGACGGGGGTCGTCCTGTCTGGAACCGTCTCCGGACCGGAGGTCATCGAGCAGGTCGTCCGCCTCACCCAGACCTTCCTGCCCAAAGAAGCTGAGGAAGAAGGGGATATGAAGGGAACGGGCCGATCGGAAGGAGTGGTGATCACCAACCTGCTCAAGGTCGGCGGGATTCAGCAGGTCATGCTCGAGGTCAAGTTTGCGGAGGTCAACCGCAACTCCACCAAGGACTGGCAGGCCGCACTTGGCCTGGCGGGCCTGGGCAACGACTTTACCGGCGCGGTCGGCACCAGCGGCCTCCTCACTCCCATCGAGGATGCCTTCGTCAATGCCTTCTTTCCCACCGCAGGCCAGCAGTCGGGCATCTTCGAGGGAGCCATCGACGGGCTGATCCAGAACCCGGGATCCCTCCTGCTCAACTTCGCAGGCAACACCCCCAACATGCTCATCAACATCGACAACTTCACCGCCTCCCTGAAGTTCCTCGAAGGCGAAGGCTTGGCCCGCACCCTCGCCGAACCGCACCTCGTCACCCAGACCGGTCAGGAGGCGAGTTTCCTGGCGGGGGGGGAATTTCCCATCCCCCTGGTTGACGACGACGGAAACCCGACCGTGGAATTCAAGGAGTTCGGCGTGGGCCTGGTCTTTACGCCGGTGGTCCTGAGTGACGGGAAGATCAGCCTGCGCGTCGCCCCCAGCGTCTCTACGACAACCGGAGACTCTTCGGTTACCATAAGCAATGGAGCGGCATCGATCACCGGAGGCGGCCAGGTTTTCTTCGTCCCCAGTCTCTCGACGCGCAAACTGGAGTCCACCGTCCAGCTCTATGACGGCCAGACCCTGGCCCTGGCGGGCCTGCTGCAGGACAACGTCCGGGAAACGGTCCGAAAAGTCCCGGGCCTGGGGGACATCCCCATTCTCGGATCCCTCTTCCGCAGCACCAGCTACCTCCAGGAAAAGACCGACCTCCTGATCACGGTCACGCCTCACCTGGTCAAGCCTGTCAGAGAGGGCTCAATCCACTATCCCGGCGAAGATTTCCAGCCCCCCAATGGATACGAATTCTACCTGGAAGGCCGACTTGAAGGCAGAAGGGCGGCCGAGGGCAACAAGGGGACCCATCGACACAACTTCGCAAAACACCAGACGCAGGCCCAAAGGGCCGGCGGACTTGAAGGGGAATTCGGCCACCAACCGGTCCTGATCCAGTAAAGGAGGGAAACAGCCATGAAAAAAGCGGCTTTGATCATCTCGGGAATTCTTCTTCTGGCAGGTTGCGCCCCCCTTGAAGAGGCCTATTACCTCGACCGTGAATACGGCCAAGCCAACCTTGACGCCCGCTCCCGGCAGGTCGCCTACCCCGATTACCGCTACGCGGGCAAGACCCCGCAAGGGACGGAGGGCATCGCGGCCGAGGAGATCATGAGCGTTCACAACAGCACTTTTGGGAAGGCGCCGGAACAGGTCAATGTTTTCCAGCTCGATATCGCAAGATAATTCTTCTTGACCGTCCCGGACGTTATCCGCATCAGCAGAAACGGTTGAGCCTATGAAAACACTAGCGAAAAAGAACAGTCAAAAAGGGGCGACCGCGGTTGAGTTCGCCCTCATCCTGCCCTTTCTGCTCATCCTGGTTTTCGGGATCATCGAATTCGGGTGTTTCCTTTTCGACAAGGCGGTCATCACCAATGCCAGCCGGGAAGGGGCCAGGGCGGCCTGTGTTTACCAGGAACCGCGCATGCCCCTGGCCGAGATC is from Desulfuromonas sp. and encodes:
- a CDS encoding NAD(P)/FAD-dependent oxidoreductase, which translates into the protein MKKDILEKGAIVQRDKETYAIAPHIPGGLTEPAQLRRIADVAERFGAQALKLTSAKRIAIVGLPEEKLDQIWEELGEKPGAAIGMCVRSVKICPGTTFCKRGQQNSVEVGLELDRKYHGMELPWKFKMGVSGCPNDCGEVCIKDVGLIGSPKGWNVMVGGNGGGRPRLSFKLMEHVPSDEEALKVVDHIVTWFKAKDRRCRLGKFVEEMGIEAFKAEVLDGLKI
- a CDS encoding cupin domain-containing protein: MYDKRHFDWDKLPPLTSPRRMLGLKGVALGLINLPPGQGYTFTHSHREQEEVYMVLEGEGILLVDGEELPLGSGDMVRVDPESKRALNNNGRVPLRIICAGGVPAGYPKHPEARYLIDDGRPDYDDVPPWCANDPEVAANNARLKKRYPASLAKRAAAPRKP
- a CDS encoding HDOD domain-containing protein encodes the protein MSSELQLVIKAVGDLPPVPVVAAKVLQLLQNPQTRPEDLARTISSDQGVSARILKIANSSFYSLKRQVKTLEHAIMILGEKTLKSQVLAASLKGMGTSFGLMEKMLWEDSVGGAIAARVVALRVSGCDPEEAFLAGLFRHIGKMAMNSLDSQKYRQVVEGVYNGEGDGGEMERRYFPFSHQVIGAAVLEKWNFSENLSQAARHHEDLGVSPEDDPALFRLLSVVNLADNLCRHLGIGRRDAEPDIELEQSPGACALGLDREQVASLLEEFGRIFEKDREALLA
- a CDS encoding MltA domain-containing protein; amino-acid sequence: MSKSLHVLLVLTALLLSVLGGCARIPEKVAPLEAVSWAALEGWPGSGAEASLGAILESCKALGRKEPWAAACLAAREISPGDEEAVRRFLEEGFIPYRVSRPDGSTTGLITGYYVPDLDGSRQRSDRFPYPVYGVPDDLLVIDLAMIYPELKGYRLRGRLEGRRVVPYWERSQIDGEQAPVKGRELFWVEDPVELFFLHIQGSGRVNLEGGDRVMVNYSDQNGHPYRSIGKLLLDRGEMTRDQMSMQNIMAWTQENPEQVGALLGENPSYVFFRELPAEFQSPPGDLGVPLTAGRSLAVDPDVIPLGAPVFLDTTWPGSTDPLRRVMVAQDTGGAIRGAVRADFFWGLGDEAAFFAGRMKQEGRLWVLLPKAFALRQEGH
- a CDS encoding PQQ-binding-like beta-propeller repeat protein → MRFDIRHPGLPLVLAIFGVLLCAGCERAGEPNLEGATAMYRANPQRTGVYDAPGPAQLSKLLWNFKTGGPIYSSPCVADGVVYFGSDDKNLYAVDLLTGQEKWRFKGHEGIFPSPAVAYGMVYFGSTSQNRFYALDAETGKVKWVLETDGSLIYSSPVVADGVVYFGAYGESPDQPLYAVDALTGKERWNFRTTGAVDSAPAVAGQAVYFGSTDGFLYALDTRTGQELWKFQGQVKTESGRFSAPAVTGEAVYFGGDNRLYALDPISGEKRWEFVAGGEIRSSPAVLAGTVYFGCNDGNFYAVDAGSGELRWHFQCGAEVVASPSLAGEIVYIGSLDQHLYALDVSSGQEKWKFKTGGPINSSPAIASGVVFFGSNDGSLRAVR
- a CDS encoding Flp family type IVb pilin, which translates into the protein MEGFLREIEHFIREEKGATAVEYAIIAAAIAAVIVAIVWTIGGKTSENFKSVNEKIK
- a CDS encoding Flp family type IVb pilin, whose protein sequence is MRTFWAFLKEEEGATAVEYGIMVAAIAAVIVAVVYTIGGKVKAGFDTVNTEMG
- a CDS encoding prepilin peptidase, producing MEDSTMGERTRQILPRFIMGLAAAGLSLFFLFAERGDMPILLASSFFLMICLTDTLYAKIPNLLNLALVLAGVGFNVWATGLPGLLFSLGGLALGLGLLLPFYLMGGMGAGDVKALAALGALIGPSDIFQVFLLMAMFGGLMAIVHYALAHNLRKKCAAGWLTLRTFFITRDIESLKPDRSSEKLRFPYAAAIAFGFFAFVHWGGFF
- the cpaB gene encoding Flp pilus assembly protein CpaB — protein: MKKYGTVIALGVAVLFGVVAVILANRWLEARTLEERVVVKESVPLTKVVIATQDLNIGSRLTMDKLALADWPKSSLPAGAFENLEEVEGRITVSKMIAGNPVMASGLAGEGAGVGLVAVITHGKRAMSIKVDEVVGVGGFILPHTFVDVISVKKNGSSSNQTAKTILQKIEVLAIAQETFAEDGKAQIVRTVTLEVDPKQAERLALATNEGKVHLVLRNPIEEIAEAPKPKPVAKKRVARVVAPKALKPRVYVPKPSPHAVEVIRGTKGMEKIEFKNVNSEEKL
- a CDS encoding type II and III secretion system protein family protein, encoding MNNCRCAALWRGILVVAILGLLCSLSLAANVERKTLELKMGGSDLIQTSHPFKRVSIANPQIADVVVLSPREIYVFGKKVGYTSVMLWEEGRGRTLLDVVVALDLTALKQKLHELYPEQNIEVYASETGVVLSGTVSGPEVIEQVVRLTQTFLPKEAEEEGDMKGTGRSEGVVITNLLKVGGIQQVMLEVKFAEVNRNSTKDWQAALGLAGLGNDFTGAVGTSGLLTPIEDAFVNAFFPTAGQQSGIFEGAIDGLIQNPGSLLLNFAGNTPNMLINIDNFTASLKFLEGEGLARTLAEPHLVTQTGQEASFLAGGEFPIPLVDDDGNPTVEFKEFGVGLVFTPVVLSDGKISLRVAPSVSTTTGDSSVTISNGAASITGGGQVFFVPSLSTRKLESTVQLYDGQTLALAGLLQDNVRETVRKVPGLGDIPILGSLFRSTSYLQEKTDLLITVTPHLVKPVREGSIHYPGEDFQPPNGYEFYLEGRLEGRRAAEGNKGTHRHNFAKHQTQAQRAGGLEGEFGHQPVLIQ